From the genome of Torulaspora globosa chromosome 2, complete sequence, one region includes:
- a CDS encoding SDR family oxidoreductase, translated as MSVLISGATGFIAQHIVNDLLKQNYKVIGTVRSQEKADKLKKQFGNNPNLTLELVADIAAPNAFDHVLEKHGADVKVVLHTASPFFVNSTEYEKDLLTPAVNGTKSILESIKKYAADSVERVVVTSSFAAMLNLEKNGDESVVYTEESWNPATWESCQVNGTSAYCGSKKLAEAAAWEFLRENRQAVKFQLSTVNPVYVFGPQLFDEDVKDTLNTSCEFINALIHNKPEAKQMQEFRAFYIDVRDVSKAHLIAFQKKEAIGKRLLLTNGQFAYQDLEDIVNEDFPQLKGKILVGNPGSGKEAYKTMDSIDNTKTREILGYPFRSLKETVDDTAAQILKKDGNL; from the coding sequence ATGTCTGTTTTAATTTCCGGTGCTACAGGTTTTATTGCTCAACATATCGTTAACGacttgctgaagcagaattACAAGGTTATAGGTACCGTCAGGTCCCAAGAGAAAGCTGAtaagctgaagaagcaaTTCGGAAATAACCCCAATCTGACTTTGGAGCTTGTGGCCGACATCGCTGCACCAAACGCCTTCGACCATGTTTTGGAGAAGCATGGTGCAGACGTGAAGGTCGTCTTGCATACGGCTTCTCCCTTCTTTGTCAATTCAACGGAGTACGAAAAGGATCTGTTGACACCTGCTGTGAACGGTACCAAAAGCATCCTTGAGTCGATCAAAAAATATGCTGCCGATTCTGTTGAGCGTGTGGTTGTGACTTCATCGTTCGCAGCCATGCTGAACCTTGAGAAGAACGGAGATGAATCTGTCGTGTATACTGAGGAATCCTGGAACCCTGCCACCTGGGAAAGCTGTCAAGTTAATGGGACGAGCGCTTATTGTGGTTCCAAGAAGCTAGCAGAAGCGGCAGCTTGGGAGTTTTTGCGCGAGAATAGACAAGCTGTGAAGTTTCAGCTAAGCACTGTTAACCCTGTGTATGTTTTCGGTCCTCAACTGTTTGACGAAGACGTGAAGGATACCTTGAACACTTCTTGTGAGTTTATCAATGCCTTGATCCACAACAAGCCAGAGGCCAAGCAAATGCAGGAATTCCGCGCCTTTTATATTGACGTGAGAGATGTCTCgaaagctcatctcatagccttccaaaagaaggaagccATTGGGAAAAGATTGCTGTTGACTAACGGCCAATTCGCGTATCAGGATTTGGAGGATATTGTCAATGAAGACTTCCCCCAACTGAAGGGTAAAATCCTAGTTGGCAATCCTGGATCAGGCAAAGAGGCCTATAAAACCATGGATAGTATCGATAATACCAAGACTAGGGAGATACTTGGTTATCCTTTTAGATCGTTGAAGGAAACCGTCGATGACACGGCCGCgcaaatcttgaagaaggacggAAACCTCTAG
- a CDS encoding uncharacterized protein (similar to Saccharomyces cerevisiae YML131W), whose amino-acid sequence MVSAKQWVIKSAPQAGEPFNFNFDDPESTFKLNKVEISADTLRDGEILVETLYLSNDPAQKFWIASVDKNYSKGVEPGEIIPARGLGKVLASKNENYAIDDYVMGRVGWTTAVVISDPDSSEIAKISKDDVEELWWYLSVLGATALTAYFIFFKYAGLKETEECYGKNFLISGAAGAVGSLCTQIAVNVFKASKVIVIAGGPEKVRYLESLGRNVVGVDYKSDTFKHDLETAAGGPDTVDFFIDNVGGDILDLGVNLMKVHGTVVACGSISGYNDPEKLAFKNYVTVITKRLTLRGLLVTDCRDEFPEALAKLKQWIKNKYIDAANSATIVDASDDKFDLVPVIWSGLFKSINKGKLISMVKKE is encoded by the coding sequence ATGGTCAGTGCTAAGCAATGGGTTATAAAGAGTGCTCCTCAAGCTGGAGAGCCATTtaacttcaatttcgatGATCCTGAATCAACTTTCAAGTTGAACAAGGTGGAAATATCCGCCGATACGCTCAGAGATGGTGAGATCCTTGTTGAGACTCTGTATCTCTCTAACGATCCTGCCCAAAAATTCTGGATTGCGTCTGTTGATAAGAACTACTCCAAAGGTGTAGAGCCTGGTGAGATCATTCCAGCCAGAGGCTTAGGGAAAGTTCTAGCATCCAAGAACGAAAACTATGCCATCGATGACTATGTGATGGGCCGAGTAGGTTGGACTACGGCTGTTGTCATTAGTGATCCAGATTCTTCAGAGATAGCTAAAATATCGAAGGATGATGTGGAAGAGTTATGGTGGTATTTATCTGTCCTGGGCGCGACAGCTTTAACAGCTTATTTCATATTCTTCAAATACGCTGGTTTGAAAGAGACCGAGGAATGTTACGGCAAGAACTTTTTGATTTCAGGTGCCGCAGGTGCTGTTGGCTCACTTTGCACCCAAATTGCAGtcaatgtcttcaaggCTTCCAAGGTCATAGTTATTGCGGGAGGTCCTGAAAAGGTGCGCTATCTGGAAAGCTTAGGCCGAAATGTTGTAGGCGTCGATTACAAAAGTGACACCTTCAAACATGATCTAGAGACAGCCGCCGGCGGTCCCGACACTGTCGACTTCTTTATTGATAATGTTGGCGGCGATATACTAGATCTGGGCGTTAACCTGATGAAGGTTCATGGGACAGTGGTTGCCTGTGGTTCCATTAGCGGGTATAACGATCCTGAAAAATTGGCCTTTAAGAACTACGTCACTGTTATTACCAAAAGGTTGACTCTAAGAGGCTTGTTAGTCACTGATTGCCGCGACGAGTTCCCCGAGGCACTCGCTAAATTGAAGCAGTGGATCAAGAATAAGTACATCGATGCGGCGAACTCAGCCACAATTGTTGATGCGTCGGACGATAAGTTTGACCTTGTTCCTGTTATTTGGAGTGGTTTATTTAAAAGCATTAATAAGGGAAAACTGATCTCCATGGTCAAAAAAGAATAG
- the SGE1 gene encoding Sge1p produces the protein MTLFLSLFSLALILLLAALDIVICVTQYDTIGVKFNDFADVGWLVGGYSLASAIAMLLWGRLAAMFGLKVSLMYSIVIFEIGSLISALSNSMNMLIVGRIIAGLGGSGIESLVLVIGTAIVVEKYRGIIATLLSVSYMIAEGVGPFIGGAFAERVSWRWCFYINLPIGALAFVLLELAYNPNDQRSSITRWKAALKYVWSWHYSELFTAHYWKSMAKLLVFELDILGVLLSAAGFMLLMLALSFGGTAFPWVSGPVITLFVLTPVLLLLFCVYDFKFLPYLNKRLSNVEVKPLLLWTTASNWGILTSSVAGLFSCFAYSLQSVFLVQYYQMVHNKGPMLASIHLWEFSIPACIAAVIMGVWNAQYGTIKPFMIFGVICGVIGSGLLCMLTGYSTLSESIGYSILPGLAFGCILQASLLSAQVQIPLEDPDYNQKFIEVTALNSFSHAMGFSLGGNMGTMIFITSIKNQVRHSEIELPAFSTIEELVVYRTSHYDGPNSPLAHILTEAIRNVFYCALGCYGVAFLFGIFTSSKKTRVSTKKRQ, from the coding sequence ATGACATTGTTTTTATCcctcttctccttggcctTGATACTGCTCTTGGCAGCGCTGGATATTGTGATTTGCGTGACACAGTATGACACTATTGGTGTTAAGTTTAATGACTTTGCCGATGTGGGTTGGCTGGTTGGTGGTTACTCACTTGCCAGTGCGATTGCAATGCTGCTGTGGGGCCGTTTGGCTGCCATGTTCGGGCTGAAGGTGAGTTTGATGTACTCGATAGTGATTTTTGAGATTGGTTCACTGATATCAGCGCTATCCAACTCGATGAACATGCTCATTGTGGGCAGGATTATCGCAGGGCTTGGTGGGAGCGGGATTGAATCCCTAGTGCTCGTCATTGGTACTGCCATTGTGGTGGAAAAGTACCGAGGAATCATCGCCACTTTGCTGAGTGTGTCCTACATGATAGCCGAGGGTGTTGGGCCCTTCATAGGCGGTGCCTTCGCGGAGAGGGTATCATGGCGTTGGTGCTTTTACATTAATCTACCTATTGGTGCACTGGCTTTTGTCCTCCTCGAATTGGCATACAACCCCAATGATCAGCGCTCTAGCATCACCAGATGGAAGGCAGCATTAAAATATGTTTGGAGCTGGCACTACAGCGAATTGTTTACTGCGCACTACTGGAAGAGCATGGCGAAACTACTGGTCTTTGAGTTGGATATACTCGGAGTCCTGCTTTCCGCCGCTGGTTTTATGCTTCTCATGCTGGCCCTGTCATTTGGCGGAACAGCTTTTCCGTGGGTTTCGGGGCCCGTCATAACACTTTTTGTTCTAACTCCCGTCCTACTTCTTTTGTTTTGCGTATACGACTTCAAGTTCTTACCATACTTGAACAAACGTCTCAGTAATGTAGAAGTGAAGCCCTTGCTTTTGTGGACTACGGCATCGAATTGGGGAATATTGACCAGTTCAGTCGCAGGATTGTTTAGCTGCTTTGCCTATAGTCTCCAATCGGTATTCTTGGTTCAATATTATCAAATGGTTCACAACAAGGGGCCAATGTTGGCTAGTATACATTTATGGGAGTTCTCGATCCCGGCATGTATAGCCGCCGTGATAATGGGCGTTTGGAACGCTCAATATGGGACAATTAAACCGTTCATGATCTTTGGTGTGATCTGTGGTGTAATAGGTTCAGGTTTGTTATGTATGCTGACGGGTTATTCTACGTTATCTGAGTCGATTGGTTATTCCATACTGCCTGGTTTGGCATTTGGATGTATCCTGCAGGCCAGCTTGTTGAGCGCTCAAGTACAAATCCCACTGGAGGACCCCGATTACAACCAAAAGTTCATTGAAGTCACAGCCCTCAACTCTTTTTCGCATGCCATGGGCTTTTCGCTAGGCGGTAATATGGGAACTATGATCTTTATAACTTCCATCAAAAACCAAGTCAGGCATTCCGAAATTGAGCTGCCGGCATTCAGCACCATAGAAGAACTTGTTGTATACCGGACATCGCACTACGATGGACCTAACTCGCCTCTAGCCCACATATTAACTGAAGCCATAAGAAATGTGTTTTACTGTGCTCTAGGCTGTTATGGAGTGGCCTTTTTGTTCGGAATCTTTACTTCAAGCAAAAAGACAAGGGTTTCAACTAAGAAGCGGCAATGA
- a CDS encoding glutathione S-transferase, whose protein sequence is MALPLIRVHWLNDSRAFRVLFLLEQLKLDYEIVSYRRDEDFRAPAELKKVHPLGRAPLIELEDRSTGKKKVLAESGYIFQYILSHFDTDGVLKNNDPDMAEKIQYYLYYAEGSLHPPLTVEFVLLMARKAPVPFPISYLVGMVTRKISSKYSAGELKNQIDYVEAEIAKNQGFLVGGKLSGADILISYPLMSVFDLGLAQKKDYPNISKLLDNLSTLDSYASAKKKDESLASDD, encoded by the coding sequence ATGGCGCTTCCTTTGATTAGAGTTCACTGGCTGAACGACTCGAGAGCCTTCAGGgttctcttccttcttgagcaattgaaaCTAGACTATGAGATCGTGAGTTACAGGAGAGATGAGGACTTTCGTGCGCCTGCggagttgaagaaagtcCATCCGCTGGGCAGAGCTCCCTTGATTGAGCTGGAGGATCGCTCTAcagggaagaagaaggtgctgGCTGAGTCCGGTTACATCTTTCAGTATATTTTGAGCCATTTCGACACTGATGGTGTGCTGAAGAATAATGACCCTGACATGGCGGAGAAGATTCAATACTATCTGTATTATGCCGAAGGGTCGCTTCACCCCCCTTTGACGGTGGAGTTTGTGCTTTTGATGGCCAGGAAGGCTCCTGTTCCGTTCCCAATTTCGTATTTGGTGGGCATGGTGACCCGTAAGATTAGCAGTAAGTATTCTGCGGGGGAGTTGAAGAATCAAATTGATTATGTAGAGGCCGAAATTGCCAAGAATCAGGGTTTCTTGGTTGGAGGAAAGCTCAGTGGAGCAGACATCTTGATTTCTTACCCTCTGATGTCTGTTTTCGATCTAGGGCTTGCGCAGAAGAAAGACTATCCAAACATTAGTAAATTGCTGGACAATTTAAGCACTCTAGATTCCTATGCctctgcaaagaaaaaggATGAGTCTCTCGCTAGCGATGATTGA
- a CDS encoding SDR family oxidoreductase has translation MTVLVSGATGFVAQYIINDLLKQNYKVIGTVRSQETADKLKKLFGNNPNLALELVADIAAPNAFDSVFKKYGSDIKVVLHTASPVSINTRECEKDLLIPAVNGTKNILEAIKKYAAKSVERVVVTSSCAAVVDTSNQGDGSVVYTEESWNPATWEICQVNGISAYCGSKKLAEAAAWDFVRENRNAVKFQLSTVNPIYVFGPQLFDEDVKDRLSSSCELINALLRGKPEAQYLQGMRGNYIDVRDVSRAHLAAFQKEQAIGKRLILSNGPFTYQNLEDDFPQLKGKILVGNPGSGKDIHKTMPTIDNTKTREILGYPFKSLKETVDDTAAQILKKDGKLWA, from the coding sequence ATGACAGTTTTGGTTTCCGGTGCTACCGGCTTCGTTGCTCAATATATTATTAACGacttgctgaagcagaacTACAAGGTTATAGGTACCGTCAGGTCCCAAGAGACAGCTGATAAGCTAAAGAAGCTGTTCGGAAATAACCCCAATCTCGCTTTGGAGCTCGTGGCCGACATCGCTGCACCAAACGCCTTTGACAGcgtcttcaagaaatatggaTCAGACATCAAGGTTGTCTTGCATACGGCATCTCCCGTCTCAATTAACACAAGGGAATGCGAGAAGGATCTGCTAATTCCTGCCGTGAACGGTACCAAAAACATCCTGGAGGCGATCAAGAAGTATGCTGCCAAGTCTGTTGAACGAGTGGTGGTAACATCGTCGTGCGCTGCCGTGGTGGACACTTCGAATCAAGGCGACGGGTCAGTCGTCTACACCGAAGAGTCATGGAACCCTGCAACCTGGGAAATCTGTCAGGTGAACGGTATAAGTGCGTATTGTggttcgaagaagctggcaGAAGCGGCTGCTTGGGACTTTGTGCGCGAGAACAGAAACGCTGTGAAGTTCCAGTTGAGCACTGTGAATCCGATCTACGTTTTCGGACCGCAacttttcgatgaagacgtTAAGGATCGTTTGAGCTCATCCTGCGAGCTAATCAATGCGTTGCTTCGCGGCAAGCCAGAAGCCCAGTACCTGCAGGGGATGCGCGGCAACTATATTGACGTGAGGGATGTCTCGAGGGCCCATCTAGCAGCCTTCCAAAAGGAGCAAGCCATTGGGAAAAGACTGATTCTGTCCAACGGCCCATTTACGTATCAAAATTTGGAGGATGACTTTCCCCAACTGAAGGGTAAAATCCTGGTTGGCAACCCTGGATCAGGTAAAGACATCCACAAGACCATGCCCACCATCGATAACACCAAGACTAGAGAAATACTTGGTTATCCTTTTAAATCATTGAAGGAAACCGTTGATGACACGGCTGCgcaaatcttgaagaaggatggGAAGTTGTGGGCTTGA
- a CDS encoding aldo/keto reductase produces the protein MSDLFAPAPEPPTELGRLNLLSKTAGIKVSPLVLGAMSIGQAWSEALGSMDKESSFKLLDAYYEAGGNFIDTANNYQNEESEAWLGEWMESRKVRDQLVIATKFTTDYKSYEVGKGRSANFCGNNRRSLHVSVRDSLKKLKTDWIDILYVHWWDHMTSIEELMDSLHVLVQQGKVLYLGASDTPAWVVSAANYYAVSHGKTPFSVYQGRWNVMLRDFEREILPMARHFGMALVPWDVLGGGRFQTKESIEKRKDRGEKLRSFVQPPEQTEQEVKISSALENVAKEHGTHSITAIALAYVRSKGTNVFPLVGGRKVEHLKDNIAALSIKLTPEQVSYLESVVPFDIGFPNNFVGEDPAISGKLPFASAASYKLNFDSLQFK, from the coding sequence ATGTCTGATTTGTTTGCACCTGCACCTGAACCTCCTACCGAGTTGGGCCGCTTGAACCTTTTATCGAAAACCGCTGGTATCAAAGTTTCTCCTTTGGTCCTTGGAGCTATGTCGATTGGGCAAGCATGGTCTGAGGCTTTGGGATCAATGGACAAGGAGAGTAGCTTCAAATTGCTTGACGCATACTACGAAGCGGGAGGGAACTTTATCGACACGGCGAACAACTACCAGAATGAAGAGTCCGAAGCTTGGCTTGGCGAATGGATGGAGTCTAGGAAAGTTCGCGACCAGCTGGTGATCGCTACAAAGTTTACAACCGATTACAAATCCTACGAAGTGGGCAAAGGCAGGAGTGCGAATTTTTGTGGAAACAATAGGCGCAGTCTACACGTAAGTGTGCGCGActctctgaagaagctgaagacGGACTGGATCGATATCTTGTATGTTCACTGGTGGGACCATATGACTTCGATAGAGGAGTTGATGGATAGCTTGCACGTTCTGGTGCAGCAGGGTAAAGTGTTGTACCTAGGGGCTTCTGACACACCAGCATGGGTCGTGTCTGCCGCTAACTATTACGCTGTGTCGCATGGTAAGACGCCCTTCAGTGTTTATCAGGGAAGATGGAATGTGATGCTCAGAGATTTCGAAAGGGAGATTCTCCCAATGGCCAGGCATTTTGGTATGGCGCTTGTGCCCTGggatgttcttggtgggGGAAGGTTCCAGACCAAAGAATCTATCGAGAAGCGTAAAGACCGTGGAGAGAAATTGCGGTCGTTTGTTCAGCCTCCTGAGCAGACTGAGCAGGAAGTGAAGATCAGTTCCGCTTTGGAAAATGTTGCCAAAGAGCATGGCACGCATTCCATCACAGCCATTGCGCTTGCGTATGTCAGGTCCAAGGGAACTAACGTCTTCCCGCTTGTGGGAGGCAGAAAGGTtgagcatttgaaagataACATTGCCGCTTTGTCGATCAAGCTGACTCCAGAGCAAGTCAGCTACCTCGAGAGTGTTGTACCCTTTGATATCGGGTTCCCAAACAATTTTGTCGGCGAGGATCCAGCGATTTCCGGCAAGCTTCCCTTTGCCTCGGCCGCTTCTTACAAGCTAaactttgattctttgcagttcaaatga
- a CDS encoding uncharacterized protein (similar to Saccharomyces cerevisiae YRF1-5 (YLR467W)): MHVAMDPQSAKLMEHIPPAERTRAALLTYIFLDTGRGHLIHYCTFSKYLNRFPKGEKPRLNFQGLRQGLIALIREYADSPFSEEVRTAQSLTHEAMANHSVRTAYSTYAVDSFSLAPVAGSKAIQLQEEASRG, translated from the coding sequence ATGCATGTCGCTATGGATCCTCAGAGCGCAAAGCTGATGGAGCACATACCGCCGGCCGAGCGCACCCGCGCAGCGCTGCTGACGTACATCTTTCTAGATACCGGTAGGGGCCATCTGATCCACTACTGCACGTTCAGCAAATACCTAAATCGGTTTCCAAAGGGAGAAAAGCCACGGTTGAATTTTCAGGGGCTGCGCCAAGGATTGATTGCCTTGATCAGGGAGTACGCTGATTCTCCGTTTTCAGAGGAGGTGCGCACAGCGCAGTCTTTAACTCACGAAGCCATGGCCAACCATAGCGTCAGAACAGCGTATTCCACGTACGCTGTCGACAGCTTTTCGTTAGCACCTGTTGCTGGATCAAAAGCCatccagctgcaggaagAGGCCTCACGGGGATAG
- a CDS encoding NAD(P)H-dependent oxidoreductase: MKVLIVLAHPEKASLTSSLAMLAKETFESQGDEVKVSDLYGLGWKSNVDKEDFPGNNSDRLFVCDASKKATRSNSLTEDVVEEQKKLLWCDTLFLVFPLWWFSMPAILKGWVERVFSYGVGYGVGVHDSTHWGDRYGEGTFAGKKAMVITLAGGWESHYSARGINGPIEDLLFPINHGILYYSGFDVLPPLVAYRSDSVDDSSFKKLSLKLKERIISLQETKPIAYKRQNYGDYTIPALELKGDIGCGCGGFSLHIKN, from the coding sequence ATGAAAGTTTTGATTGTATTGGCACATCCTGAAAAAGCCTCTTTAACCAGTTCTCTGGCCATGTTGGCCAAAGAGACTTTCGAATCGCAAGGAGATGAAGTTAAGGTTAGTGATCTTTACGGTCTTGGTTGGAAGAGCAATGTCGATAAAGAAGATTTCCCCGGAAATAATTCGGACAGGCTTTTTGTCTGCGACGCctccaagaaagctacGCGATCAAATAGCCTAACCGAAGATGTCgtggaagaacaaaaaaaattacTTTGGTGTGACACATTGTTTTTGGTGTTTCCGCTTTGGTGGTTCTCAATGCCTGCAATTCTCAAAGGCTGGGTGGAGAGAGTCTTCTCCTACGGAGTAGGCTATGGAGTTGGCGTTCACGATAGTACCCATTGGGGTGATAGATATGGCGAAGGGACTTTTGCGGGGAAAAAAGCTATGGTTATAACTCTTGCTGGAGGCTGGGAGTCTCATTACAGCGCGAGGGGCATAAACGGTCCAATAGAAGACCTTTTGTTTCCTATAAACCATGGTATTTTGTATTATTCGGGATTTGATGTTCTGCCACCACTTGTTGCATACCGTTCAGATTCGGTTGATGAtagttctttcaaaaagctgTCTCTtaagttgaaagaaaggattatttctcttcaagaaacGAAACCAATCGCATATAAAAGGCAAAATTATGGTGACTACACGATACCCGCTCTTGAACTTAAGGGCGACATCGGATGTGGATGTGGAGGTTTCAGTTTGCATATCAAAAACTGA